One window of the Zea mays cultivar B73 chromosome 3, Zm-B73-REFERENCE-NAM-5.0, whole genome shotgun sequence genome contains the following:
- the LOC103650942 gene encoding uncharacterized protein: MNAFFTSLARGLDDLGRAGGLSSLSALLRAAALLRGLHSQLTLMVGQLHLPPGGRWLDEYMDETARLWDACLALKLGLASVERYCAAASCAAAALDDWLQDPSPLSTRQVMRAISVSRREAMAAEEENRALADARIAPLSLHLDERLLLRATDARLAGFNGFRGLLYALHNASSLLLLILASGAVSCAAAAGGPCAGADDAGSDGFTASIAMLQQRLAEEAESDGPGAAPGIRMCEFRCARAAVEAAREEVERAAAAGRKCEGGGGGSAVKDKVEELKAWLDVLRTGTDSLVCQLDDFLDDIVEGRKELSDLCSH, encoded by the exons ATGAACGCCTTCTTCACGTCCCTGGCGCGCGGGCTGGACGACCTGGGCCGTGCGGGCGGGCTGTCGTCGCTGTCGGCTCTGCTGCGGGCGGCCGCGCTGCTCAGGGGGCTGCACTCGCAGCTCACGCTCATGGTCGGCCAGCTCCACCTGCCGCCGGGCGGCCGCTGGCTCGACGAGTACATGGACGAGACGGCCCGCCTCTGGGACGCCTGCCTCGCCCTCAAGCTCGGCCTCGCCTCCGTCGAGCGGTATTGCGCGGCGGCCtcctgcgccgccgccgcgctggATGACTGGCTCCAGGATCCTTCTCCTCTGTCCACTCGCCAG GTGATGCGGGCGATCTCCGTGTCGAGGAGGGAGGCCATGGCCGCGGAGGAGGAGAACCGCGCGCTGGCGGACGCGAGGATCGCGCCGCTGTCGCTGCATCTCGACGAGCGTCTGCTGCTGCGCGCCACGGACGCGAGGCTCGCCGGCTTCAACGGCTTCCGGGGGCTCCTGTACGCGCTGCACAACGCGAGCTCGCTCCTCCTGCTCATCCTCGCCAGCGGCGCGGTCTCCTGCGCCGCGGCGGCCGGCGGCCCGTGCGCCGGCGCCGACGACGCCGGCTCGGACGGTTTCACTGCGTCCATCGCAATGCTGCAGCAGAGGCTGGCGGAGGAGGCCGAGTCCGACGGGCCCGGCGCCGCGCCGGGCATCAGGATGTGTGAGTTCCGGTGCGCGCGCGCCGCCGTGGAGGCGGCGCGGGAGGAGGTGGAGCGCGCCGCGGCGGCGGGACGCAAGtgcgagggcggcggcggcggaagcGCTGTCAAGGACAAGGTGGAGGAGCTGAAGGCGTGGCTGGACGTGCTCCGGACCGGCACCGATAGCCTGGTGTGCCAGCTGGACGACTTCCTGGACGACATTGTCGAGGGCAGGAAGGAGCTCTCCGACCTGTGCAGCCATTGA
- the LOC100191532 gene encoding serine hydroxymethyltransferase yields MDLSRPTSSDLSLGLHSHGHAHAHARRHAVAAPLRLFDDAEEPKPERVGAGEADAERDDEDGGDQHFSLLGHSLCVKRPRRAGNGGGGGETSSCSSTSAALRPAKRQATGEGSGADLETRRAAVRAWGNQSLAEADPDVHSLMEQELDRQVRGIELIASENFVCRAVLDALGSHLTNKYSEGAPGARYYGGNQHIDAIERLCHERALTAFGLDPACWGVNVQPYSCTSANLAVYTGLLQPKDRIMGLEPPSGGHVSHGYYTPSGKKVSGASIFFESMSYKVNPQTGYIDYDKLEERAMDFHPKILICGGSSYPREWDFARMRLIADKCGAVLLCDMAHISGLVAAKECRSPFDYCDVVTSTTHKNLRGPRGGIIFFRKGKNLRKRAGSFSQGDENEYDFEDRINFGVFPSMQGGPHNNHIAGLAITLKQVATSEYKAYIQQVKKNAQALASALIRRKCRLVTGGTDNHLVLWDLRTLGLTGKIFEKVCEACHISVNKTPIYGDNGSISPGGVRIGTPAMTTRGCLEEDFEVIADFLIRATQIANNVLKEHGKVQKEFLRGLQNNNDVIELRNQVEAFASQFAMPGFDV; encoded by the exons ATGGATCTCTCGCGGCCCACATCGTCGGACCTCTCGCTCGGGCTCCACTCTCACGGTCACGCCCACGCCCACGCTCGCAGGCACGCGGTAGCCGCGCCGCTGCGCCTGTTCGACGACGCGGAGGAGCCGAAGCCGGAGCGCGTCGGGGCCGGAGAGGCCGACGCGGAGAGGGATGACGAGGACGGGGGCGACCAGCACTTCTCCCTCCTCGGGCACTCCCTCTGCGTcaagcgcccgcgccgcgccggcAACGGCGGCGGGGGCGGAGAGACGTCATCCTGCTCGTCCACGTCCGCGGCGCTTCGCCCTGCCAAGCGACAGGCGACGGGGGAGGGCAGCGGCGCAGATCTGGAGACCCGCCGCGCCGCGGTCCGCGCCTGGGGCAATCAGTCGCTGGCGGAGGCCGACCCGGACGTGCACTCGCTGATGGAGCAGGAGTTGGACCGCCAGGTGCGAGGCATCGAGCTCATAGCGTCGGAAAACTTCGTCTGCCGCGCGGTGCTCGATGCACTCGGCAGCCACCTCACTAACAAGTACTCCGAGGGGGCCCCGGGTGCTCGCTACTACGGCGGGAATCAGCACATCGACGCCATCGAACGGCTCTGCCATGAGCGCGCTCTCACCGCCTTCGGTCTCGACCCTGCCTGCTGGGGCGTCAACGTGCAGCCCTACTCGTGCACGTCTGCCAACTTGGCTGTCTACACTGGGCTCCTTCAACCCAAGGACCGCATCATGGGGCTGGAGCCACCGTCGGGCGGCCATGTTAGCCATGGTTACTACACGCCCAGTGGCAAGAAGGTGTCAGGTGCCTCTATTTTCTTCGAGAGCATGTCGTACAAGGTGAACCCACAGACTGGGTATATTGATTACGACAAGCTTGAAGAAAGAGCAATGgatttccaccctaaaattctcaTCTGTGGTGGGAGCTCTTACCCCAGAGAGTGGGACTTTGCACGGATGAGATTGATTGCTGATAAGTGTGGTGCGGTGCTTCTTTGCGACATGGCACATATCAGTGGGCTTGTCGCAGCAAAG GAATGCCGTAGCCCTTTCGACTACTGTGATGTTGTTACGTCAACTACTCACAAGAATCTTAGGGGCCCTAGAGGTGGTATAATATTCTTCAGGAAAGGGAAAAATTTAAGGAAACGAGCTGGATCTTTTTCTCAAGGAGATGAGAATGAATACGACTTCGAGGATAGGATAAATTTTGGTGTTTTCCCTTCAATGCAAGGAGGGCCCCATAATAATCATATTGCTGGCTTGGCTATAACTCTGAAGCAGGTAGCAACTTCTGAATATAAAGCATACATTCAACAAGTCAAGAAAAATGCTCAGGCTTTGGCATCAGCTTTGATCAGAAGAAAATGCAGATTGGTTACAGGTGGCACAGATAATCACTTAGTACTTTGGGACCTCAGAACTCTTGGCTTGACTG GCAAGATCTTCGAGAAGGTTTGCGAGGCATGCCACATATCTGTCAACAAGACACCAATATATGGAGATAATGGCTCGATATCGCCAGGTGGTGTGCGGATTG GAACACCTGCAATGACTACTAGAGGTTGCTTAGAAGAGGACTTCGAGGTGATTGCAGACTTCCTCATAAGGGCTACTCAAATTGCTAACAATGTTCTGAAAGAACATGGCAAAGTGCAAAAGGAGTTTCTAAGAGGCCTACAGAACAATAATGATGTTATAGAACTCCGAAATCAGGTTGAGGCATTTGCGTCACAGTTTGCGATGCCAGGTTTTGATGTATGA